Within Lactobacillus amylovorus DSM 20531, the genomic segment ACTGGAATATGGGTGCGACGATTGGCGTAATTTTGATTGTATTGATGGTAATTGCCATGCTCATTACCAGTAGAAAAGCTAGAAGAAAGAAGGTTGACTTATGAGAAACAGACATTTAATTGCTAGAGTCTACCTATCTTTGACACTAGTTTTGCTCTATGTTCCTATCTTTTATTTGATCTACTTTTCTTTTTCTAGTGGAAAGAACATGAATAAATTTGAGCATTTTACTTTTGTTCATTATCAAACGCTTTTTCAAGATAATCGTTTGTTGGCTATCTTTTTGGAAACAATTTTGTTAGCACTTCTTTCTAGTTTAATTGCAACGATCATTGGTACTTTTGGTGCAATTGCGATTAATGGTATGAGAAAAGAAGCACACATAAAGACCACTTTAGCATTAAATAATGTGTTGATGGTATCGCCAGATGTAATTATTGGTGCCAGCTTTTTGATCTTCTTCACTGCACTGGGTATTGGCTTAAACTTTGGCTCAGTTTTGCTCAGTCACATTGCGTTTTCAATTCCAATTGTAGTGTTGATGGTTCTGCCGCGACTTAATGAAATGGATACCTCTTTAATTGATGCGGCACGAGATTTAGGTGCCAACTCCTGGCAGGTATTTAGCAACGTGCTCATTCCGGCAATTATGCCAGGAATTTTTTCAGGCATGTTCATGGCATTGACATATTCGCTAGACGACTTTGCGGTAACGTTCTTTGTTACTGGTAACGGCTTTTCAACTTTGTCTGTAGAAATTTATTCAAGAGCGCGCCAAGGGATCGATCTAGAAATCAATGCTTTAAGTACAGTGATGTTTTTATTCGTATTACTTTTGGTAGGAAGTTATTACTTTATCACCACTAAAAAGAGCAGACGCAAGAATCATAGAGTGATAGGAGGATTGGTCAAATGAAAAAGATTTTCATTGCAATCATTTCAATTCTCTTAGTTTGCTTAGGTCTTGCTGGTCTGGCTCATCACTTAGAAAAACCGGCTGCCGGAGGAAAAGGCCAAAGCTTAATCATTTATAATTGGGGTGATTATCTAGACCCTAAGCTGATCAAGAAATTTGAGAAGCAATCTGGTTATCATGTGGTTTATGAAACATTTGATTCTAACGAAGCGATGTACACTAAGATTAAACAAGGTGGTACCGCATACGATTTGACCATTCCATCTGAATATATGGTTACCAAGATGCGTAAAGCTCACTTGCTTGATCGATTAGATAAGCAAAAAATTCCTAATATGAAATATATTGGCAAAAACTTTTTGCATAAATCATTTGATGCAGAAAATGACTATTCAGTACCATATTTCTGGGGTACTTTAGGGATCGTCTACAATGATAAATTTGTCAAAAAAGGTGCAATTAAAACTTGGAATGATCTTTGGTCAAAGAAATATCGTCATCAGATCTTGCTAGTTGATTCAGCTAGGGATGCAATGGGTATGTCACTAGTATCATTAGGCTATTCAATGAATACGACTAGCAGCATGAAACTGAATTTAGCCCAAACTAAATTGGACGGATTAGGTCCTAATATTAAGGCGATTATTTCGGATGAAATGCGAATGTACATGATCCAAAATGAGGCTGCAATTGGTGTTACCTGGTCAGGGGAAGCGCACGAAATGATGGAAAGCAATCACCATTTGCATTATGTAGTGCCAAAAGAGGGATCAAATTTGTGGTTTGATAACTTCGTTGTTCCTAAAACGGCTAAAAATAAAAAGGCCGCTTATGAGTTTATTAACTTCATGCTAGAGCCAAAGAATGCAGCACAAAATGCCAAGTATGTTGGCTATGCCACTCCAAACGTAGCTGCTCAAAAATTGTTGCCTAAGTATATTAGAGAAGATCGTCAATTTTACCCTGATCAAACTACGTTGCGTCACTTGCAAGTCTTTAAAGATTTAGGTCCAAAAAAGATGCAAGAATATAATGATCTATTTTTAGAATTTAAAATGTATGCACGATAAAAGAGGTTAGTTATAATTAAAGAAGAAAGGAGTTCTCAATGCATTTTGATGTTTCTAATCTATTTACATGGAACAACCTGTCGATAGCGTTAGATGTATTAATCATTTGGTATTTGGTATACTGCTTGTTTATGATGATTCGCGGTACCAAGGCAGTGCAACTAGCTAAAGGTATTGTTTTCATTTTCATCGTTAGAATTGTAGCAGGATTACTCCAGCTGCATGCCGTAACCTATATCGTCGATCAGATTGTTTCGTGGGCGGTAATCGGAATTATTGTCATCTTCCAGCCTGAAATTCGTAGAGGGCTGGAGCGTTTAGGTCGAACTCCAATTTTTAATGGACGAGGCGAAAGTCCACATGATCAATCAGTAAGAATGGTCAAAGAATTGGATAAAGCCATTCACTATATGTCCAAAAGAAGAATTGGTGCTTTGATCACAATTCAACAGGACACGGGATTGGATGATTATATTGAAACCGGGATTAAGCTGGATGCAGATATTACGGGAGAATTACTAATCAATATTTTCATTCCAAATACTCCTCTGCATGATGGTGCGGTAATTATCAACAATAATCGCATCGCCGTAGCTGCTGCCTATTTGCCTTTGTCCGACAACAATATGATTCCTAAGCGATTGGGAACAAGACACAGGGCTGCCGTCGGGATTTCAGAAGTAACGGACGCTGTTACTATCGTTGTTTCTGAAGAAACTGGTGGCGTAACTATTACTAAGAATGGTCGTTTTCTTTTAGACCTTTCACGAGATGAATATTTGAAGTACCTCAATGCGCAATTGGTTCCTAAGGAAGAAAAGAAGATTCCTTGGTACAAGCGTGTAATTAACAAAGTTTGGAAATGGGGTGCAGACCGATGAAAGATTTTTGGAATAAACGTTGGTTTATTAAAGTGGTCTCACTACTATTGGCAATTTTATTGGTAATTTATATTGACTCAACGCAAACTGGTTTTGTAACGCAAGGCGAACCGAGAAAAACAAGGGAAACAGCCAATGAAACTCAAACAATCAGTGTACCTTTGCAAGTTTCAATTGATACAGACAAGTATTATGTTGTTGGCTATCCAGAAAAAGTGAAGATCACTTTGGAAGGATCTAATGCATTAGTTACTTCAACGGTTAACACGCAGAGTTTCAGAGCCTACATCGATTTGACTCATAGAAAAATAGGCAAGCAGATCGTTAAGGTGCAAGTTACTGGACTTAATAGTCAATTATCATATACGATTAATCCGGCAACGGTTAATGTGGATATTGAACGAAGAAAATCCCGTACCATGCCAGTTCAAATAGAGTATAATAAAAATGCTGTTGCAAATGGATATAATATTGGCAAGCCCACAGTTGATCCACAAAAAGTGGAGGTAACCGGTGCTAAGGGCGAAGTAAACCAAATTGATCAAATTGTTGCTAAGCTTCCGCTTCCTAATGGCATTAATCACACTTATGAAAGACAAGTGATTTTGGTTGCTGAAGATAGTAAGGGAAGACAATTAAATGCGGTCATTACTCCTTCGACTGCAACTGCCAAACTTCCTGTTTCACTATCTAAGAAAACTGTTAAATTGAATCTAAGACCTAAGAATGAAAAGAATAATAAGGTCTATTCCGTAACGGCTAAAAGAGATAAGGTAACTTTATATGGGCAAAAATCCGTTTTAGCGAAAATCAATCAGCTAAATGTGGACGTCGATTTAAAGGGTATTGATTCGCCAACTGTAAGAAATTATTCTTTGGTATTGCCTAAGGGAGTTGCAAGAGCTGATCCTGCGGAAGTACAAATATCCATTAAGGTTAAAAACTCAAGCAATTAATAAAATAGCAAGAAAGGTTGTTTATTAGATGTTAAAATATTTTGGAACTGATGGTGTTCGTGGCGTAGCAAATCAAGGCTTGACTCCAGAAATGGCCTTTAAATTAGGTCGTGACGGTGGTTACGTTTTAACCAAGAACAAAAAAGATGGTGAACAAGCTAAGGTATTAGTTTCTCGCGATACTCGTATTTCTGGTCAAATGCTTGAATACGCACTTATTTCAGGTCTTCTTTCAGTAGGTATTGAAGTTCTTGAAGTTGGCGTAATTACCACTCCAGGTCTTTCATACTTGGTTCGTGCACAAGGTGCAGATGCTGGTGTGCAAATTTCTGCTTCTCACAACCCAGTTGAAGATAACGGTATTAAGTTCTTTGGTAGCGATGGTTTGAAGCTTTCAGATGAAATGGAAGGCGAAATAGAAAAATTAATCGATGCTAAAGAAGACAAACTTCCTCGTCCATCTGCTGAAGGTTTAGGTACTGTTACTGACTTCCACGAAGGTAGTGCTAAGTACTTACAATTTATTGAAAACACTATTCCAGAAGACTTAGGCGGCATTAAGGTTGTTATTGATGGTGCCAACGGTGCTTCAAGTGCTCTTATTTCAAGATTGTTTGCTGACTGTGGCGTTGACTTTACTACTATTTACACTCATCCAAATGGCCTGAACATTAACGACCACTGTGGTGCTACTCACACCGAAAACTTGCAAAAAGAAGTTGTTAAGCAAGGTGCACAACTTGGTTTAGCCTTTGACGGTGATGCCGACCGTTGTATTGCTGTCGACGAAAATGGTAACGAAGTTGATGGTGACCACATTATGTACGTAATCGGTTCATACTTAGCTGAACACGGTCGTCTTAAGAAGGATACTATCGTTACTACTGTAATGAGTAATCTTGGATTTACTAAGGCTCTTGAAAAGGAAGGGCTTAAGAATGTTCGTACCCAAGTTGGTGACCGTTACGTTTCAGAAGAAATGCGTGCACATGGTTACAACCTTGGTGGTGAACAATCAGGTCACGTTATTATGAGCGACTACCACAACACCGGTGATGGTATGCTTACTGGTCTTCACTTGATGCTAGTAATGAAGAAGACTGGCAAGTCATTGAGCGAACTTTTGAAAGACTTCAAGGACTACCCACAATGCTTAGTAAACGTTCCGGTTGCTGACAAGAAGAATTGGAAGAAGCACCAACCAATCCTTGATGTAATTGCTGAAGTAGAAAAAGACATGGGCGGCAATGGTCGTGTACTTGTTCGTCCTTCAGGTACTCAAGCTCTTCTTAGAGTTATGGCAGAAGGCCCAACTCAAGAAGAAACCGATGAATACGTAAACCGTATCGTTAAGGTTGTTGAAAAAGAAATGGGTACTAAATAATTAAACAAAATACCTGTGAATAAAAAGTCGTGAGTTAGCTCACGGCTTTTTGTATAATTAAAGATGTGTGATTTTTAAAAGGTCGAGGGGGAATAAAAATGGCAATTAAAATAATCGCGGTTGATCTAGACGGAACTTTATTATCAAGTGGAAATCTTATTTTGCCTGAGACAGAAAGAGTTTTGCGAGTTGCCTCTGAAAATGGCATTAAAGTTGTCTTGGCCACTGGTAGACCTCTTTCAGGTACTTTGCCATTTACACAGCAATTAGGATTATCCGGTGATGATCAGTATGCCATCGTGTTTAACGGAGCAGTGGTTCAAAGTCTTTCCGGTCGTGTATTAATGAGTCAAGAACTTGACTATCAAGACTTTAATAATATGCTTCGTTTCCAACGTTTAAGTCATGTTGATGTACATTTTGAAACTACCAAGTATTTCTTAACCTGCGACCGTGATTTATCTGTCCAAATGCAAATCAATGCGGCTTTGACTAATAACGTACTTAAGGTTAGAGAGCGCAAAGAAATTCCACAAGATTTTACTTTCAATAAAGTGGGCTTCACTTCTGTTGAAGGTAGCGACCAAGTGGATAAATTATGGAACAGCTTGCCATCATGGGCATTTGATTCTTATGATATCGTACGTAGTTTTGATAGTATTATCGAATTAAATGCATTGGGTGCTTCCAAAGGTAATGCATTAATGGACCTAGCCTCACGTCTTAAAGTTAACCAAAAAGATGTCATGGTATTTGGCGATCAAGGCAACGATTTGTCGATGTTTGAAAATCCTAACTTCATGAAAATTGCGATGGGCAATGCAATTAGTGATATTAAAGAAAAAGCAGATT encodes:
- a CDS encoding ABC transporter permease, with translation MRNRHLIARVYLSLTLVLLYVPIFYLIYFSFSSGKNMNKFEHFTFVHYQTLFQDNRLLAIFLETILLALLSSLIATIIGTFGAIAINGMRKEAHIKTTLALNNVLMVSPDVIIGASFLIFFTALGIGLNFGSVLLSHIAFSIPIVVLMVLPRLNEMDTSLIDAARDLGANSWQVFSNVLIPAIMPGIFSGMFMALTYSLDDFAVTFFVTGNGFSTLSVEIYSRARQGIDLEINALSTVMFLFVLLLVGSYYFITTKKSRRKNHRVIGGLVK
- a CDS encoding ABC transporter substrate-binding protein, with the translated sequence MKKIFIAIISILLVCLGLAGLAHHLEKPAAGGKGQSLIIYNWGDYLDPKLIKKFEKQSGYHVVYETFDSNEAMYTKIKQGGTAYDLTIPSEYMVTKMRKAHLLDRLDKQKIPNMKYIGKNFLHKSFDAENDYSVPYFWGTLGIVYNDKFVKKGAIKTWNDLWSKKYRHQILLVDSARDAMGMSLVSLGYSMNTTSSMKLNLAQTKLDGLGPNIKAIISDEMRMYMIQNEAAIGVTWSGEAHEMMESNHHLHYVVPKEGSNLWFDNFVVPKTAKNKKAAYEFINFMLEPKNAAQNAKYVGYATPNVAAQKLLPKYIREDRQFYPDQTTLRHLQVFKDLGPKKMQEYNDLFLEFKMYAR
- the cdaA gene encoding diadenylate cyclase CdaA, with product MHFDVSNLFTWNNLSIALDVLIIWYLVYCLFMMIRGTKAVQLAKGIVFIFIVRIVAGLLQLHAVTYIVDQIVSWAVIGIIVIFQPEIRRGLERLGRTPIFNGRGESPHDQSVRMVKELDKAIHYMSKRRIGALITIQQDTGLDDYIETGIKLDADITGELLINIFIPNTPLHDGAVIINNNRIAVAAAYLPLSDNNMIPKRLGTRHRAAVGISEVTDAVTIVVSEETGGVTITKNGRFLLDLSRDEYLKYLNAQLVPKEEKKIPWYKRVINKVWKWGADR
- a CDS encoding YbbR-like domain-containing protein, with the translated sequence MKDFWNKRWFIKVVSLLLAILLVIYIDSTQTGFVTQGEPRKTRETANETQTISVPLQVSIDTDKYYVVGYPEKVKITLEGSNALVTSTVNTQSFRAYIDLTHRKIGKQIVKVQVTGLNSQLSYTINPATVNVDIERRKSRTMPVQIEYNKNAVANGYNIGKPTVDPQKVEVTGAKGEVNQIDQIVAKLPLPNGINHTYERQVILVAEDSKGRQLNAVITPSTATAKLPVSLSKKTVKLNLRPKNEKNNKVYSVTAKRDKVTLYGQKSVLAKINQLNVDVDLKGIDSPTVRNYSLVLPKGVARADPAEVQISIKVKNSSN
- the glmM gene encoding phosphoglucosamine mutase, with translation MLKYFGTDGVRGVANQGLTPEMAFKLGRDGGYVLTKNKKDGEQAKVLVSRDTRISGQMLEYALISGLLSVGIEVLEVGVITTPGLSYLVRAQGADAGVQISASHNPVEDNGIKFFGSDGLKLSDEMEGEIEKLIDAKEDKLPRPSAEGLGTVTDFHEGSAKYLQFIENTIPEDLGGIKVVIDGANGASSALISRLFADCGVDFTTIYTHPNGLNINDHCGATHTENLQKEVVKQGAQLGLAFDGDADRCIAVDENGNEVDGDHIMYVIGSYLAEHGRLKKDTIVTTVMSNLGFTKALEKEGLKNVRTQVGDRYVSEEMRAHGYNLGGEQSGHVIMSDYHNTGDGMLTGLHLMLVMKKTGKSLSELLKDFKDYPQCLVNVPVADKKNWKKHQPILDVIAEVEKDMGGNGRVLVRPSGTQALLRVMAEGPTQEETDEYVNRIVKVVEKEMGTK
- a CDS encoding Cof-type HAD-IIB family hydrolase — translated: MAIKIIAVDLDGTLLSSGNLILPETERVLRVASENGIKVVLATGRPLSGTLPFTQQLGLSGDDQYAIVFNGAVVQSLSGRVLMSQELDYQDFNNMLRFQRLSHVDVHFETTKYFLTCDRDLSVQMQINAALTNNVLKVRERKEIPQDFTFNKVGFTSVEGSDQVDKLWNSLPSWAFDSYDIVRSFDSIIELNALGASKGNALMDLASRLKVNQKDVMVFGDQGNDLSMFENPNFMKIAMGNAISDIKEKADYVTDDNDHNGIAKAIKKFVL